In Ipomoea triloba cultivar NCNSP0323 chromosome 7, ASM357664v1, a single genomic region encodes these proteins:
- the LOC116024699 gene encoding Holliday junction resolvase MOC1, chloroplastic-like — translation MESLFPSKLAVKPSFISPTVLQPHRFTASSSAVAAFRVFSASTSTVVAVPPALERPAVTFEPQDLGKNGGRGRGRGGKEIQKAELKENWLNAISCPFPHEKPSPEWVIGVDPDVSGALALLKPDQSAQVFDSPHLKVMVGNRVRRRLDAKSIVQLLQSFEVPVGTTAYVEQSIPFPQDGKQGWWSGGFGYGLWIGILVTLGFSVVPVPSLSWKNKFKLAGSRSNKDDSREVASRLFPSMSSQLKRKKDHGRAEALLIAAYGKDLKISNDTVCV, via the exons ATGGAATCCTTATTTCCATCGAAACTCGCAGTGAAACCTTCGTTCATTTCCCCAACCGTCCTCCAACCGCACCGCTTCACCGCCTCCTCTTCAGCCGTTGCTGCGTTCAGAGTCTTCTCGGCCTCTACATCCACAGTTGTTGCCGTGCCTCCAGCTCTAGAGCGGCCAGCCGTGACATTTGAGCCTCAGGATCTTGGAAAAAACGGCGGACGAGGTAGGGGGAGGGGCGGCAAGGAAATTCAGAAAGCTGAGCTGAAGGAGAACTGGCTGAATGCTATCTCTTGCCCTTTTCCTCACGAGAAGCCGTCGCCTGAGTGGGTAATTGGAGTCGACCCGGATGTTTCTGGAGCCTTGGCCCTACTAAAACCAGACCAGTCTGCTCAA GTCTTTGATTCTCCTCACTTGAAAGTAATGGTTGGGAACCGAGTACGGAGGCGTTTAGATGCAAAATCCATCGTTCAGTTGCTTCAAAGTTTTGAAGTTCCCGTTG GAACAACCGCATATGTTGAGCAATCAATTCCATTCCCACAAGATGGTAAACAG GGCTGGTGGAGTGGAGGATTTGGGTATGGATTATGGATAGGAATCTTAGTCACTTTGGGATTTTCTGTTGTTCCTGTACCATCATTGTCGTGGAAAAACAAGTTTAAACTAGCAGGAAGTCGCTCAAATAAG GACGATAGTAGGGAGGTTGCATCGAGATTGTTTCCATCCATGAGTTCACAGTTAAAAAGGAAGAAAGATCACG GTCGAGCTGAGGCTCTACTTATTGCTGCTTATGGCAAAGACCTAAAGATAAGTAACGATACTGTGTGTGTCTGA
- the LOC116024697 gene encoding serine/threonine-protein kinase BSK7-like, translated as MGCESSKCLSCCFSEENGPVHEVQNPDEEEINEDSDLPAFCEFTFEQLRIATSGFAVENIVSEHGEKAPNVVYKGKFENQSQIAVKRFNRSAWPDSRQFLEEARAVGQLRNDKLANLLGCCCEGDERLLVAEFMPNETLAKHLFHWETQPMKWAMRLRVALYLAQALEYCTSKGRALYHDLNAYRIVFDNDCNPRLSCFGLMKNSRDGKSYSTNLAFTPPEYLRTGRITPESVMYSFGTLLLDLLSGKHIPPSHALDLIRDRNLQMLTDSCLEGQFSNDDGTELVRIASRCLQSEPRERPNPKSLVAALIPLQRETEVPSHALMGIPGESEPVSLSPLGEACLRKDFTAIHEVLEKLGYKDDEGAATELSFQMWTNQMQETLNSKKKGDTAFRHKDFRAAIQCYTQFIDVGTVVSPTVYARRCLSYLSSDMPQEALNDAVQAQVISPVWHIASYLQAAALFALGRENEAQTALKEGTALEEERNTTS; from the exons ATGGGCTGTGAATCTTCCAAATGTTTGTCATGTTGTTTTTCAGAAGAGAATGGACCGGTTCATGAAGTTCAAAATCCTG atgaagaagaaataaaTGAGGATAGTGACTTGCCTGCATTTTGTGAATTCACTTTTGAACAATTGAGAATAGCTACTTCCGGATTTGCAGTGGAGAATATAGTTTCAGAACATGGTGAGAAAGCTCCAAATGTGGTTTACAAAGGGAAGTTTGAGAATCAGAGCCAAATAGCTGTCAAACGCTTTAACAGATCTGCTTGGCCTGATTCCCGACAGTTTCTG GAAGAAGCAAGGGCAGTTGGTCAACTCCGGAACGATAAATTAGCAAATCTTCTTGGCTGTTGCTGTGAGGGCGATGAGAGGTTACTAGTTGCAGAATTTATGCCCAATGAAACATTGGCAAAACATTTATTTCACT GGGAGACACAACCAATGAAGTGGGCAATGCGGTTAAGAGTTGCATTATACCTTGCACAGGCTCTAGAATATTGCACAAGCAAAGGACGTGCACTTTATCATGATCTTAATGCTTATAGAATAGTCTTCGACAAT GACTGTAATCCCAGGCTCTCTTGTTTTGGTTTGATGAAGAACAGTAGGGATGGAAAAAGTTACAGCACAAACTTGGCATTCACTCCACCTGAATATTTACGGACAG GAAGAATCACTCCTGAGAGTGTCATGTATAGCTTTGGAACACTTTTGCTTGACCTTCTTAGTGGAAAACACATTCCTCCAAGCCAT gCCCTTGATCTGATTAGGGACCGGAATCTTCAGATGCTAACTGATTCTTGTCTAGAAGGTCAATTTTCTAATGATGATGGAACTGAGTTGGTCAGAATAGCCTCTAGATGTTTGCAATCTGAGCCCCGTGAGCGACCAAATCCAAAGTCATTAGTTGCAGCATTAATTCCTCTTCAGAGGGAAACTGAG GTTCCATCTCATGCATTAATGGGCATACCAGGTGAGAGTGAACCTGTGTCCCTATCTCCACTTGGTGAAGCTTGCTTGAGAAAGGACTTCACTGCTATACATGAAGTCTTAGAAAAACTTGGGTACAAAGATGATGAAGGAGCAGCAACTGAG CTTTCATTTCAAATGTGGACCAATCAGATGCAGGAAACATTGAATTCCAAGAAAAAGGGGGATACTGCTTTTCGGCACAAAGATTTCAGGGCTGCAATTCAATGCTACACACAG TTTATCGATGTTGGAACCGTGGTCTCTCCAACTGTGTATGCTCGGCGTTGTCTATCTTATCTCTCGAGTGATATGCCTCAGGAAGCCCTCAATGATGCAGTACAAGCTCAAGTGATATCTCCTGTTTGGCATATTGCATCATATTTACAGGCTGCTGCACTTTTTGCCTTGGGCAGGGAAAATGAGGCGCAAACTGCCCTCAAAGAAGGCACTGCACTTGAGGAAGAGAGGAATACAACTTCCTAA